The Moraxella haemolytica genome window below encodes:
- a CDS encoding minor capsid protein produces the protein MDGLKSNWRGLFGHRYQVHHQTYTAFKKRLNTPKSLTAYADKAFNKPLNLTANVGITLEELTKSFGENESERIIRAIRLAHSESLDNAKLIQMIRGSRANRYQDGILNISTRHAKTLAHTGTAIMASEAKQAFINDNKDIIKGIKVIATLDRRTSPICRHLDGVVMTLDKATYPPYHFNCRSSFEIIYDGYIAPKQRASEHGVVENQTYYEWLKNQPAHYQDEVLGKTRGKLFRDGGMSIEKFKSLQLDKNFTPLTLEQMRELEPVMFEKAFGAVLKLDNTKDRVLSMTRTDWGDLPNTIIDRKLGDATSHLLYEQAKAGDVVSAYRLAQDLVSDEAVQKLKDLIGNKVVVFAPVHAEESTGRNMIPVAVATVLAKKIGGQVDLNVVQAVKVSRTGGDGWHRLANPPFFDGSIPKGNYVIMVDDTQTQGGTLASFKGHIEQSGATVIGVYALTGKQYSAQLRLGSDTLTTLREKYGTLEPFWQQTFGYDFSKLTEWEAKFIINSGKSIDEVRDRILASKQN, from the coding sequence ATGGATGGTTTAAAAAGCAACTGGCGTGGATTGTTTGGTCATCGCTATCAAGTACATCATCAAACTTACACAGCCTTTAAAAAGCGTTTAAACACACCAAAATCATTAACAGCTTATGCTGATAAAGCATTTAATAAGCCTTTAAATTTAACTGCCAATGTGGGGATAACTTTAGAAGAATTAACCAAATCATTTGGCGAAAATGAAAGCGAGCGGATTATCCGTGCCATACGCCTAGCCCATAGCGAAAGCCTAGATAATGCCAAATTAATTCAGATGATAAGGGGCAGTCGTGCCAATCGCTATCAAGACGGTATTTTGAATATCAGCACAAGACACGCCAAAACCCTTGCCCATACAGGCACGGCGATAATGGCAAGTGAGGCAAAGCAAGCCTTTATCAACGATAACAAAGACATCATCAAAGGCATTAAGGTCATCGCAACCTTAGACAGACGCACCAGCCCCATTTGTCGCCATTTGGACGGTGTGGTAATGACCTTAGATAAAGCCACTTATCCGCCTTATCACTTTAATTGTAGAAGTAGCTTTGAAATCATCTATGACGGCTATATCGCTCCAAAACAGCGTGCAAGCGAGCATGGCGTGGTAGAAAATCAGACCTATTATGAATGGCTAAAAAACCAACCAGCCCATTATCAAGACGAGGTATTAGGCAAGACACGGGGTAAGCTGTTTCGTGATGGTGGTATGAGTATAGAAAAGTTTAAATCCTTGCAACTGGATAAAAACTTTACGCCTTTGACTTTGGAGCAGATGAGAGAGCTTGAGCCTGTGATGTTTGAAAAGGCGTTTGGTGCTGTGTTAAAATTAGACAATACAAAAGATAGAGTATTGTCTATGACACGCACCGATTGGGGGGATTTACCCAATACCATTATTGATAGAAAACTTGGCGATGCGACCAGTCATTTGCTTTATGAACAAGCCAAAGCTGGCGATGTGGTTAGTGCTTATAGGCTAGCACAAGATTTGGTCAGTGATGAGGCAGTTCAAAAATTAAAAGACCTAATTGGCAACAAAGTAGTTGTTTTTGCCCCTGTTCACGCCGAAGAAAGTACAGGACGAAATATGATACCTGTGGCTGTAGCAACGGTTTTGGCAAAGAAGATTGGTGGACAAGTGGATTTAAATGTTGTGCAAGCGGTCAAAGTCTCTCGCACAGGGGGCGATGGTTGGCACAGATTGGCGAATCCACCATTTTTTGACGGTAGCATACCAAAGGGTAATTATGTTATAATGGTCGATGATACTCAAACACAAGGTGGCACACTTGCTTCATTTAAGGGACATATTGAACAAAGCGGTGCAACCGTGATTGGTGTATATGCCTTAACTGGAAAACAATATTCAGCACAACTACGGCTTGGTAGTGATACTTTAACCACTTTGAGAGAAAAATATGGCACACTTGAACCATTCTGGCAACAAACATTCGGCTACGACTTCTCAAAACTCACCGAGTGGGAAGCTAAATTCATCATCAATTCAGGTAAAAGCATTGACGAAGTCCGAGATAGAATCCTTGCGTCAAAGCAAAATTAA
- the metK gene encoding methionine adenosyltransferase, translating to MNYQVFTSESVSEGHPDKMADQISDALLDAILTQDKDARVACETLTKTGAIVLAGEISTHADIDVEGIVRATVNKIGYNHSDLGFDGNSCAVINMIGKQSPEIAQGVDRSRPEDQGAGDQGLMFGYATNETDVLMPAPIQLSHRLMERQAQLRKDGTLSWLRPDAKAQVTLRYDAHHKPIAVDALVLSTQHNPDISHTALKEAVMEEIIKPIIPSELLHKDTLYHINPTGKFVIGGPVGDAGLTGRKIIVDTYGGMARHGGGAFSGKDPSKVDRSAAYAGRYVAKNIVAAGLADRCEVQVSYAIGVAEPTSISVNTFNTGKISDQEIERLIRVHFDLRPYGITRMLDLLQPMYEITASYGHFGRTGSDNAFTWEKTDRAEALRADAGL from the coding sequence ATGAACTACCAAGTATTTACCTCAGAATCCGTCTCTGAAGGTCATCCAGATAAGATGGCAGACCAAATCTCAGACGCTCTACTTGATGCCATTTTAACCCAAGATAAAGACGCTCGTGTCGCTTGCGAAACCCTTACTAAGACAGGGGCAATTGTTTTAGCAGGCGAGATCAGCACGCATGCTGATATTGATGTTGAAGGTATTGTGCGTGCTACCGTCAATAAAATCGGCTATAATCATTCTGATTTGGGCTTTGATGGCAATAGCTGTGCGGTTATTAACATGATTGGCAAACAGTCGCCAGAAATCGCCCAAGGCGTGGATAGAAGTCGTCCAGAAGACCAAGGGGCAGGCGATCAAGGCTTAATGTTTGGCTACGCCACAAATGAGACTGATGTACTGATGCCTGCACCCATTCAACTAAGCCATCGCTTGATGGAGCGTCAAGCCCAACTTCGTAAAGATGGTACACTAAGTTGGCTTCGCCCAGATGCCAAAGCACAAGTTACCTTGCGTTATGACGCCCATCACAAACCTATTGCTGTAGATGCTCTGGTTTTGTCCACTCAGCACAATCCAGACATCAGCCACACTGCCCTAAAAGAGGCTGTGATGGAAGAAATCATTAAACCTATTATTCCAAGCGAACTACTGCATAAAGACACACTGTACCACATCAACCCAACAGGCAAATTTGTCATCGGTGGTCCTGTGGGTGATGCCGGCCTGACAGGTCGCAAGATTATCGTGGACACTTATGGTGGCATGGCACGCCATGGCGGTGGTGCATTCTCTGGTAAAGATCCAAGCAAGGTAGATAGAAGTGCTGCTTATGCAGGTCGCTATGTCGCCAAAAATATCGTGGCTGCAGGTCTGGCTGACCGCTGCGAGGTGCAGGTATCTTATGCCATTGGTGTGGCAGAACCAACTTCTATCTCGGTCAATACCTTTAATACTGGCAAAATCAGCGACCAAGAAATAGAACGCTTGATTCGTGTACATTTTGACCTACGCCCTTATGGCATCACACGCATGCTAGACTTATTGCAACCAATGTACGAAATTACCGCCAGTTATGGGCATTTTGGGCGTACAGGCTCAGATAATGCCTTTACTTGGGAAAAAACCGATCGTGCTGAAGCTCTACGAGCAGATGCAGGTCTATAG